CGCATCTAAATTATATGTCCACGTTTCCATGCTTATACGTATACTTACATCGGTAAATAACAAGTTAATGCACACTCtgattaaacgataaaatggGCAGGTTGTTTGGAGAGAGTAAAATggattatatattatgtatgtacttGGGATACATCCGCGAACACTGTGCCACAGTCAAATTACTATTgatgtgtgtatatatgtatatatgtatacatacatatacatatacatatatatatgtgtacatacagacacacacacatacatacataaacattaaaaaagtaataatgATTCAATAACGGAAACGACTTTAGAACCATTAAAAAAGGCGACCCACCGGTTGAGGCTGCCTGCCTCTCCCTCTGGCAGGTGGCGGAGGCGGCGCGTAATCGAAATAGTAATCTTCGTATCGATAATAGTCATCGTAATATGGATCACTGTAGCCACCTCGATAATCCCCATAACCGTAATAGTCGTAATCATAATCTATAAAAACACACATTACAAATAGACCCAAATTTAGCCACGATATATCCAATTGACAACTTATTCAAAACTAATACTCGTGTTTTCTATGAGAAAAGGCATGCCGGGAAAAGATGGTTTTAAAACTTCAATGAtaggaaacaaaaaaaagaaaaagaaaaaatatacatccGAACATTACATATTGCGACTTTATTCGcaatcgtatatatatataatacatatatgtaatattatcaaataatataattaaaatcatcacggaaaaatatattactttcaCTATATAACAGCGATACTGCAAAGAAAAACTCAATAATTACCCTACCACCATCACGTATCCTGGTAAAAACTTCACGCCCTATTCGGatcgtagaaaattgttaGTTCGTAATTTTACATCTACCCTGTAAGAAAGCCCTCTTCTCacgcgcacgcacgcacgcacgcacgcacgcacgcacgcataCACACACagtatctctctctctcccccctcTCACTCCCTTGCTTGACTTTTTCCCTTCATTCTCACTTAAAATTACTCAAATCGTATGTATCGTCACTGTACAAGTGGTTgatctaattaaaatatcacgaCAGAGATAATGATAtgatattttgcaattttcgaTGATCCGATATGAGCGTCTTTATAATGTTGGATACATAGTtccaaaagagaaaaaatacaaaactcTACTAAATGGTACTCTACTACTTTCCATTCGTAATTCAATATCGCATCTTACCTATTTCCATGAGAGCTGAAAccaaatttattgaatttatgaTGCATACGAAATCAACAAAATACACACACTTACATAAAACGAAGTAGAACAAAcaacataaaaaaaagtagagagagagagagagaaaaaaagaaactgaaaGACATTTTTCTTGGCAATGCGTATAATTATACACCGCCACAAAATAAATCTCActcaaatattattgtatgTAAATACAAAACAAACAATACACATGCAGTTACTTCTTTTTCGTGTGTGCGTGTTATGTGCGTCTGTCTGTCAGTCCCTGTTCATCTGTTgcacgcgcgcacacacacgcgTGTGTATGTGAGACATACAGGTATCGCAGGAAGTGGTAGTGGTAAGGCAATAAGGTGCTCTTATTATGATGCTAAGCCACACGTGGCATACATATGCATAATCGTACATATGTATGAGAACTCTTTAATGTTGTAAACTGACCGACTTTTGTTCGATAAACTATTTCGTAAACCCGATTATTGTGTACTGTTTACAGAGTTATGCACTGATAAAAACAACAatcgaggaaaagaaaaaaaaaggaaaaagaaaaagaaaagggggagtaagaaaatgaaatactgCATAACAATTGAAAATGTAATCATAATAGGCTCAGACCAAATTCGATTTACCAGATTATTATACAAATGCAGCTTTCAGGTTTAATAAATGAATGAAAAGGTATTTCAGCCGTTAAGCACTTTCTCACTACACCTTCTAATGCGATAAAAGACAAAATATAcacgtttgaatttttttcacttttaaatTCCCTAGAGTATATCAAAACTGTCCTCATTCtccatttgaaaattaaacatcTTTATTGTCAAACAAACATGTGTATCTAATTATATACTCAATACGATTTCATGATCAATAAACAAGttgaatcgaataaaatattagggTTATGGTTCTAGAGGTAAAGAAAGCAAGGTTTAAACACTAAGGATATGATATTATCAGTTGTTGAATATATTTGTACTTTTGTTCTCACGTATGTAACATCATGCGCGTAAGCTAAGGTATGTAGTGAGATAGTGAAAAATCCCCAAAAGCATGCGGGATGtttatattacataacatTACCATAAGAAATCGATATAAACGATCTAACAATGATTTGTGTTTATATaaatctgaaaaataaaacattagtattttaaatctataaaaaagttcgttaataaattttttaatcgtcaCATATTTTCTTAGCATCGAcagattgatattttaatttgacatattttacaatttcaatcGTCTAAGCAATCCATTTACATTAATATGATTTTCTCAGATTTTGCATCATATAGGTATAAACTGAATCCataatttgttatatgttaataatattatcaacGATTTTATGGAAAACTCCtacatagaaaattaaatacttttacaaaattaagatATGGTCTAAGCCTAAAGATGAATCAAGTTGACTGCAAGCGAAAACAAAACCTTACTTTAATAGGAACAAAATGTGTACATATACGTAATACACGTTATTTCTTTCtatgtgaaatattattaaagggGTGACGAAATGCAATTAAAGTGTTACATACAAATacatgaatatatatgtataaacacGTGTGTATATGTTTAATTCCGATTAAATCTAGAGAAATATCAACGAGCGCGATAAACATAAAAACGGATCGGTACTTACCATAATCGCCTCTTCCCATTTGTCCTCGCATACCTGCGCCAGTACCTCGAGGACCTTGTCCTGGTCCGCGAACTGGCATAGGTCCACCCATCATGCTTGGATGCGACGGAGATCCTCTGtgcaatagaaaatttaattattatgtgGAAAAATGTAAATCAACAGATAGATTAGGATTAAAAGCTGcatcgaataaatatattaaatttacccGCTTCGACCCTGAAACATTTGCATCATTCTTCGCTCCCTAGCACGAagcatttcttcttttttctttttatcggaCGGCGGTTTCGCAAGGGATACCTCGATGTGAGAACCTCCGATTTCTTTCCCGTTTAATTCATTCATTGCCTAACACAAAACAAACAATGGCACATCATGTCTGCATTATAccaaatattcatattaaagGGCTTTAATTTATCAGTAATGCCTTACCTTAACGGCATTGTCTCTTTCTTCAAAATGGACGAAGGCATAGTCTTTGATCTTTTTTACTCTTTCGATATTACCATACTGTTCAAAACTTTCTTTCAGTTTTTCTTCCGAACAGTCTtgtgttaaatttttaacataCAAGACGCGTACCTAAAGTATACAATTTAATAGGTAACCAATCGTATCACGACATCCTCACagtgtatattaattattcaccTTAGACATGGTTTGTTCGTCAGGCTCTTCTTGAGGATCAGCCCAATCAACTATGATATCACAGCCCCATACTTTGATGCGACCGGTACTTAGTCTTCGTTTGGCTAAGGAAGCAGCTTTGTGAGATTCATATTCTAAGAAGCAAAAGcctctatttttcttcttgtcaTCCGGTGAACTGTAGATAATCACCTCGGTCAGACCAGCTAcatgatgaaaaattacacaaaataGATCAATAAATCTCAGCAGAACATTAAATTAagtagagaaagagaaagagagagagagagagagagagagaaagaggaggggagaaagagagagaaatagagagaaagagagaaagaaacagagatGTCTACtagttaaaaagaagaaaaacagtGAAGCGGAGGAAGACGCAAAGAAAACgaggatgaaaaaataaaatgagaaagagaaaaatagacagatataaattatgttgAGTCAtcattttgcaaatatatatatacatgggATATACATACAGGGAATTTCAGGATGGATAATACAACTGAATAGTAAGTTGTTCTATACAAGAAGCCTTATATtcaaaaaaattgaattggACATTTTTACGACAAATTCTCAACTGAATATAAACCTGATACAACCGAGCAGAGAGTTATTCAACAAGTAAAACTGagatgaaaatatgaaataaaataattctattttagacctcgttttccaaaaaatgttactttctctctttcaatttatttctgtCTGCAGAGAGATTTCTACTCGTCCTGAGACACCCTGTTTGTATCAGCAGCTGCATTAAGTAATCTTACATATCGCGAATTATATGAATACAAACAGTTTGAATCactgaatttcattttatttcaatacgtTACTAATGTAACCATGAAACGGCCTAGaaggtaattaaaaaagtagaaaaagacAGTAAATGATAAAGAGTGAggacgagagagaaaagagagaaaatttgATAGATAAGTTTATCGTCTAATTTACAAACTGAACGATTCATTGAAAAcatcaaaatatcaaaattagaACATCAAGTACATCattagatattaaattatattatgaaaattaataaaatgacatGGTTAAGAAGggaaataattacttttacaTGAAACATGATTGCTTTTACTTAagggatatatatatatagtgtgtGTGTCCTCAGGTGTGTGTACATATACACACCCATGCACACGAATTTAGTACTTgccaaaaataagaaaaacaatATCGAAACAGGGATTgtaattctaataaattatcaagctattaattactaatcaattaatttaatgttatttcgtatatcatatattatttctaaaaaaaaagatattaattacgATGGTAAATATGTGATGAAATTATTCTGCAATTAGTGGTTTAGACGTCGTCTTTTTCAATTCTAAATctgattttgaaaaattttaaaattcgattGACAGActtcatctttttctattaatacAAATACTCAGTCTAAAATCTTTGTCCTCAAAATCTTTCTCCCGATCATAAGCAATAAATTATCTTCATTTCTCGCaaaatctatatttaatactGAAAGACGAACATTTGCTACAATCGTAGCAGATTTTGAGAACATGGTATGTACACGTTATATCATACAAGGTGTTATAAAACCCTTAGTTGAATGTGCACACACGCTTAAATGAAAAGTAAAACACACTACAAGTACAGGTATACAAATATCCCGCTTCTCAGTAGACATCTGACCATATCCTTCAAATACACACAGAACacaaattactttataacaggAATCTTTCTAGCTTGCGTGGATTATGTCAAATTAAAAGATACACTtttcattataatacatacacatacatacacgtTAATATGTTATTTATGATAATACGCAATCCGTTATAACTTGTATACGTGTTAGTCCACATAATGTATACgtgtttataatataatacacacATGTGACGTATACGTGTATGTATGCATATGTGcgcattaaaaattttaaacttgaatatagaattaagtaatCTTCCcatcaaaataaattataaaatataaattttataaattacggctaatataatttatacatcgtcaaataaaaatttaatattcaaaaatactTCTACATATGTAAAAATACCCCGAACAATGTTTCAAGAAgacagaaagaaaagaaaggatacTTGTAAAGTTCTATTCGCGTGTCACCGAAtcaaataatatgtaaaaatctCTGAAACatgtttgtaaatttttatagtttctcCTCTCTATCCTGCTCTATCACCATGTGTTGCTTAATTATacataagaataataaatatagttaAAAACCGAAGAATATATTATGATTAAATGAAAAGTATCATGCTATTAGAATTTACATGCATCGCAGTGATTGATTTACGAATATAGAAAAGATTGGTCTTTCGTGAAATTGTATAAGAGTTGAAATCCTTGTCAATTAGTATTTATAAGTACAGCTAATATCATAGACGACGTAATTTCCAAACTAATAGTAGCATCTGTAAAAACAACCAAACAATTGTTTCGCTACAAAATGTTATTGTTCATTAACTGTCACCattctctgttttttttttctttcttttaatttaatcctACTCTCCTTCCTCTCAGTTTAGAAGTTGGTTTGTACACGTgcgcacacacgcacacacgcacacacacgtAAATTCACACACAGAGTATGTATGTACACGTGTATAAATGAACATACAACATGGCATCTGCTAGAAATGCACCTGGTCTTAAAGCAATAAAACGCGCGCCTATGTGTATTTAAGTAATTCATcagtgaaaaaaagaaagaaagagaaagagagaaagagagagagagagagagagagagagagagagagagagaaagagagagggagggattGTCAGAGTAATTCAGATGCCTTGTGACCTTTTTTCCCCATAAATTCTGATTATTTAACCTTATGCCTCTTGAATCCAATATTAACATTTTACTTTATCATGTTTTGCCATTATCTCCTCTCTGAGTCCAGACTTAAGTATTACATGCAAGAATGCTATTGCAAACACACTTATAAGTGACAAATATCGTACACATTCATTCAATCACTCGGACTGATTTTACATTCGTAACAAATACATCAGAGGAAATTAGAAACGAGTAGAACATTTTTCCATTGAACAAAATGCTACATTTTACCAGACGTTGATATCCAATATAGTTTAAACGGGTAACACACACATGTAAAATTCTTATGATTGTAAACGATTCCACGTTTATTATTGCTACTCTTGATATACTTTCAGttacttctcttttcttttcagaCCTTACTCCAATCTTTAGAGATCTTTTCGCGTCCCAAAATCAatcatacaaataaaaaatgttttcatcgaTTAGGTATAtagtttaaagaaaataaatatatgaaaaa
The DNA window shown above is from Bombus fervidus isolate BK054 chromosome 8, iyBomFerv1, whole genome shotgun sequence and carries:
- the Syp gene encoding synaptotagmin binding cytoplasmic RNA interacting protein isoform X11; the protein is MAEGNGEIKMEEKQSKEEMEYVERTEDFSKLIQYGLDEKVAAKLDEIYKTGKLAHVDLDERALDALKEFPVDGALNVLTQFLESNLEHVSNKSAYLCGVMKTYRQKSRAGQGTGTSTAPKAPDEDKIKMILERTGYPLDVTTGQRKYGGPPPNWEGPTPGTGCEVFCGKIPKDMYEDELIPLFEKCGKIWDLRLMMDPMAGCNRGYAFITFTNREAAQQAVRELDNHEIKPGKNLKVNISVPNLRLFVGNIPKSKGKEEILEEFGKSSAGLTEVIIYSSPDDKKKNRGFCFLEYESHKAASLAKRRLSTGRIKVWGCDIIVDWADPQEEPDEQTMSKVRVLYVKNLTQDCSEEKLKESFEQYGNIERVKKIKDYAFVHFEERDNAVKAMNELNGKEIGGSHIEVSLAKPPSDKKKKEEMLRARERRMMQMFQGRSGGSPSHPSMMGGPMPVRGPGQGPRGTGAGMRGQMGRGDYDLYKHKSLLDRLYRFLMIMITTITVMGIIEVATVIHITMTIIDTKITISITRRLRHLPEGEAGSLNRR